From the Caballeronia sp. LZ062 genome, one window contains:
- the murJ gene encoding lipid II flippase MurJ — MISQFAALRERLLQLHPDHLRAARGMARVAVFVLLGRCAGAAKEMVIAYRYGISHVVDAYQITLTLVSWLPGACSAVFAIVLVPAFVELRRQSAKEESQFLGELVAWAMVVGVLFTAILYLVWPYALQFMAGGLSVTTREMARQMLLVMAPIGVLIMIETAYGTRLQSKERHIGTLLDGLPAVMTLLLVLFMTEKSAMVPLMWGTLLGYAVFVLVVWPLGGKVEGHYARLSLTFRSHRWQPIYHAVRVFMLGQLVVSCSPALDQYFVAHLGDGAVATLGYANRVFGLLISMGALAIAQGTLPVLSDILGKDDVTRARQTAFQWSLLMLGAGTLCAVVAYPLAPWMVQVIFQRGAFTAGNTMLVAELMRYALVQLPFYFAALVMMNLLSVEGRYKDMAVVTALAFVVKVIANVVLTRWIGMPGVLLATGMMHAAVFCLSMIIARRVPPACRTGDLIA; from the coding sequence TTGATCTCACAATTCGCGGCATTGAGGGAACGGCTTCTACAGCTTCACCCGGATCACCTGCGCGCCGCACGCGGGATGGCGCGGGTCGCCGTCTTCGTCCTGCTCGGGCGATGTGCGGGCGCGGCCAAGGAGATGGTGATCGCTTATCGCTACGGCATCAGTCACGTCGTGGATGCGTATCAGATCACGCTGACGCTCGTGTCCTGGCTGCCCGGTGCGTGCTCAGCGGTGTTCGCCATCGTGCTCGTGCCCGCATTCGTGGAGTTGCGCCGCCAGTCGGCGAAAGAAGAGTCGCAGTTTCTGGGTGAACTGGTCGCGTGGGCAATGGTCGTCGGCGTTCTCTTCACCGCGATTCTCTATCTCGTGTGGCCGTATGCCCTCCAATTCATGGCGGGCGGCCTCTCCGTGACGACGAGGGAGATGGCGCGTCAGATGCTGCTGGTGATGGCGCCCATCGGGGTACTCATCATGATCGAGACCGCGTACGGCACGCGTTTGCAGTCGAAAGAGCGCCATATCGGCACGCTGCTCGACGGACTGCCGGCGGTGATGACGCTGCTGCTCGTGCTGTTCATGACGGAAAAAAGCGCGATGGTGCCGCTCATGTGGGGCACGCTGCTCGGCTATGCCGTCTTCGTGCTGGTAGTGTGGCCGCTCGGCGGCAAGGTGGAAGGCCACTACGCGCGCCTCTCGCTCACCTTCCGCTCGCACCGCTGGCAGCCCATCTATCACGCGGTGCGCGTCTTCATGCTGGGACAGCTTGTCGTATCGTGCTCGCCCGCGCTGGATCAATACTTCGTCGCGCATCTGGGCGATGGCGCGGTCGCCACGCTCGGCTACGCGAACCGCGTGTTCGGCCTGCTCATCAGCATGGGCGCGCTCGCCATCGCGCAGGGCACGCTGCCCGTGCTCTCCGACATTCTCGGCAAGGACGACGTCACGCGCGCACGGCAAACGGCGTTCCAGTGGTCCTTGCTGATGCTGGGCGCAGGCACGCTGTGCGCTGTCGTGGCTTACCCGCTCGCGCCGTGGATGGTGCAGGTGATCTTTCAGCGCGGCGCATTCACGGCGGGCAACACGATGCTCGTCGCCGAACTGATGCGCTATGCGCTCGTGCAGTTGCCCTTCTACTTCGCGGCGCTGGTGATGATGAACCTCTTGTCCGTCGAAGGGCGTTACAAGGACATGGCGGTCGTCACGGCGCTCGCGTTCGTCGTGAAGGTGATAGCCAACGTGGTGCTCACGCGCTGGATCGGCATGCCGGGCGTGTTGCTCGCCACCGGAATGATGCACGCAGCGGTGTTCTGCCTGTCGATGATCATCGCGAGGCGCGTGCCGCCCGCGTGCCGCACCGGAGACCTGATCGCATGA
- a CDS encoding SDR family oxidoreductase: protein MPDLDRYETVCEALREKPQTWLVTGVAGFIGSNLLEALLALDQRVIGLDNFATGHRRNLDEVRGLVDERQWRRFRFIEGDIRNIADCKAALEGVDHVLHEAALGSVPRSVRDPIATHDVNLSGFLNMLCAAREAGVESFTYAASSSTYGDHPGLPKVEDRIGQPLSPYAVTKYANELYASVFARTYDFRATGLRYFNVFGKRQDPDGAYAAVIPKWTAALIEDDVITINGDGETSRDFCYVDNVVQVNILAAMAEPEAKGQVYNVAVGNRTTLKQLHEALKRALATHGIESRREAEYGPFRAGDVRHSQADVSKAERLLGYGRKIAFADGIERAMPWYVRFLSEQADREPISARALSAAGGGP, encoded by the coding sequence ATGCCCGACCTCGACCGATACGAAACCGTATGCGAAGCGTTGCGCGAGAAGCCGCAGACGTGGCTCGTCACCGGCGTGGCCGGCTTCATCGGCTCGAATCTGCTCGAAGCCCTGCTCGCGCTCGATCAACGCGTGATCGGCCTCGACAACTTCGCCACCGGCCACCGGCGCAATCTGGACGAAGTGCGCGGCCTCGTCGATGAGCGGCAGTGGCGGCGGTTCCGTTTCATCGAAGGCGATATCCGCAACATCGCGGACTGCAAGGCCGCGCTCGAAGGCGTGGATCACGTGCTGCACGAAGCGGCGCTCGGCTCCGTGCCGCGTTCGGTGCGCGATCCCATCGCCACGCACGACGTCAACCTGAGCGGCTTTCTCAACATGCTGTGTGCCGCGCGCGAAGCGGGCGTCGAGAGCTTCACGTACGCCGCGTCGAGTTCCACCTATGGCGACCATCCCGGCTTGCCGAAGGTCGAGGACCGCATCGGGCAGCCGCTTTCGCCGTATGCCGTGACCAAGTATGCGAACGAGTTGTATGCGTCGGTCTTCGCGCGCACCTATGATTTTCGTGCGACGGGTCTGCGCTATTTCAACGTGTTCGGCAAACGTCAGGACCCGGACGGCGCGTATGCGGCGGTCATTCCGAAGTGGACCGCTGCGCTGATCGAAGACGACGTCATCACGATCAACGGCGACGGCGAAACGAGCCGTGATTTCTGTTATGTCGACAACGTCGTGCAGGTGAACATCCTCGCCGCCATGGCCGAGCCGGAGGCGAAGGGACAGGTGTACAACGTCGCGGTCGGGAACCGCACGACGCTCAAGCAGTTACACGAAGCACTCAAGCGGGCGCTCGCCACGCATGGCATCGAGAGCCGCCGGGAAGCCGAGTACGGGCCGTTCCGCGCGGGCGACGTGCGCCATTCGCAAGCCGATGTTTCCAAGGCCGAGCGTCTGCTCGGCTACGGGCGCAAGATCGCTTTCGCGGATGGCATCGAGAGAGCCATGCCCTGGTATGTCCGCTTCCTTTCAGAACAAGCTGACCGCGAGCCAATCAGCGCACGGGCGCTTTCGGCCGCAGGCGGCGGACCATGA
- the tviB gene encoding Vi polysaccharide biosynthesis UDP-N-acetylglucosamine C-6 dehydrogenase TviB encodes MRSLTDQKIAVIGLGYVGLPLAVEFSKHHEVVGFDVNRHRIDSLREGHDATLEVSDEELRAASSLAFTDDREALKDCTVFIATVPTPIDRHKRPDLGMLLRASETIGTALKPGDVVIYESTVYPGVTEEECVPVLERVSGLRFNVDFFAGYSPERINPGDKLHRLPDIKKVTSGSTPEVADAVDELYRQIITAGTHKASSIRVAEAAKAIENTQRDVNIALVNELSIIFNKMGIDTEAVLLAAGTKWNFLNFRPGLVGGHCIGVDPYYLTHMAQSIGYNPEIILAGRRLNDSMGSYAVSQLVKAMTKARIYIPGARVLVMGLAFKENCPDMRNSRVVDIVTELKQYGTTVDVYDPWISREDALHEYGIQPIEEPAKGVYDAIIVAVSHRQFAEMGADALHAFGKAQHVVYDLKYVLPADASDLRL; translated from the coding sequence ATGCGTTCGCTTACTGACCAGAAGATCGCCGTGATCGGGCTCGGCTATGTCGGCCTGCCGCTCGCCGTCGAGTTCAGCAAGCATCATGAAGTCGTGGGGTTCGACGTGAACCGGCATCGCATCGACTCGCTGCGCGAAGGGCACGACGCGACACTCGAAGTGTCCGACGAAGAGCTGCGCGCGGCGAGTTCGCTCGCTTTCACCGACGACCGCGAAGCACTCAAGGACTGCACCGTATTCATCGCCACCGTGCCGACGCCGATCGACCGGCACAAGCGCCCCGATCTCGGCATGCTGCTGCGCGCGAGCGAAACCATCGGCACGGCGCTGAAGCCGGGCGATGTCGTCATCTACGAATCGACCGTTTATCCCGGCGTGACCGAAGAGGAATGCGTGCCCGTGCTGGAGCGCGTGTCGGGACTGCGCTTCAACGTGGACTTCTTCGCGGGCTACAGCCCCGAGCGCATCAATCCGGGCGACAAGCTGCATCGCCTGCCGGACATCAAGAAGGTCACGTCCGGTTCGACGCCGGAAGTCGCGGACGCGGTGGATGAGCTATACCGGCAGATCATCACGGCCGGCACGCACAAGGCGAGCAGCATTCGCGTGGCGGAAGCGGCGAAGGCCATCGAGAACACGCAGCGCGACGTGAACATCGCGCTCGTGAACGAGTTGTCGATCATCTTCAACAAGATGGGCATCGACACTGAAGCCGTGCTGCTCGCGGCCGGCACGAAGTGGAACTTCCTCAATTTCAGGCCCGGGCTCGTCGGCGGGCATTGCATCGGAGTCGATCCGTATTATCTGACGCACATGGCGCAATCCATCGGCTACAACCCCGAAATCATTCTGGCGGGACGGCGCCTGAACGACAGCATGGGCAGCTATGCGGTCTCGCAGCTCGTGAAGGCGATGACCAAGGCGCGCATCTATATTCCCGGCGCGCGCGTGCTCGTGATGGGGCTCGCGTTCAAGGAAAACTGCCCGGACATGCGCAACTCGCGCGTGGTCGATATCGTCACGGAGTTGAAGCAATACGGCACTACCGTCGATGTGTACGACCCGTGGATCTCGCGCGAAGACGCGCTCCATGAATACGGCATCCAGCCGATCGAAGAACCCGCGAAAGGCGTGTACGACGCGATCATCGTGGCCGTGTCGCATCGACAATTCGCGGAAATGGGCGCGGACGCGCTGCATGCTTTCGGCAAGGCCCAGCATGTGGTGTACGACCTGAAATACGTCCTTCCCGCCGACGCGAGCGATTTGCGCCTGTGA
- a CDS encoding polysaccharide biosynthesis tyrosine autokinase, whose protein sequence is MIAKARTSDEAATETDDEIPFASLIDTVINHRVLIAMVVIFALLLGAAYAYLSPPIYRSAILIKVEDNKDVSNSRPGDPLSNMLPTLDDRSSAEGEMQVLGSKLVISRAVDALKLYISAEPRRLPIFGNRFSHHNGELSEPGFLGFGDYAWGDESITVPDFDVPRQLEGSKFTVTARKNGQYELSNPALGTPVIGTVGEVLLVQTAKGPVRLLVTALRGNPGVGFDVVHDSRQLTIDAIQNQMKISEQGNKSSVLKATLESADAVQVAATINEIGRQYVRLNGDRKAVIAENSLTYLQRQLPVLKRQMEDAENAYNTYRDRNSLLDTDEANRLLLKQTVDANTQLLTLRHSRDELSTTFSSAHPRIVAIDKQIAATEQFLAKLNDRTRSMPMEEQGALRLLRNVRVSTDLYTALRNNIEEMMLIKAGKAASVQLIDTAEVPELPVKPIKWLAFAVALALGLFAAVGLAMLLDRIFRGVTDTQEIEIETGLSVFATIPQSARQPALSSVVNGTSPRQAVLAAQFPKDPTVEALRILRSALQFTLVGARNNVVMIAGPLPGVGKSFLSANLATVLASGGTRVLLIDADLRKGYLHRQFGIQQGPGLANILLGTHTFDDSVHRNVLPNLDVLQGGPYPASPAELLLSTKYREVIADASRSYDIVLVDAAAVLAVSDAGAIAPAAGSIFLVSLYGRTRVGEIKEAMKRLNQTGARVTGVLLNGVSLHTANKALAGRYGSSAYVAHNYESAPE, encoded by the coding sequence ATGATTGCCAAAGCCAGAACGTCCGACGAAGCCGCTACCGAAACCGACGACGAGATTCCTTTTGCCTCGTTGATCGACACGGTGATCAACCACCGCGTGCTGATTGCGATGGTGGTGATCTTCGCGCTGCTGCTCGGCGCGGCTTACGCTTATCTCAGCCCGCCGATCTATCGGTCTGCCATTCTGATCAAGGTCGAGGACAACAAGGACGTGTCGAATTCGCGTCCCGGCGATCCGCTGAGCAACATGCTGCCGACGCTCGACGATCGCTCGTCGGCGGAAGGCGAAATGCAGGTGCTGGGCTCGAAGCTCGTCATCTCGCGCGCGGTCGATGCGCTCAAGCTCTATATCAGCGCCGAGCCGCGGCGCCTGCCGATCTTCGGCAACCGGTTCTCGCATCACAACGGCGAGCTGTCGGAGCCGGGCTTCCTCGGTTTCGGCGATTACGCGTGGGGCGACGAATCCATCACCGTCCCCGACTTCGACGTGCCGCGCCAGCTCGAAGGCAGCAAGTTCACGGTGACGGCGCGCAAGAACGGACAGTACGAACTGAGCAACCCCGCGCTCGGCACGCCGGTCATCGGCACGGTCGGCGAAGTGCTGCTCGTGCAGACGGCGAAAGGGCCGGTGCGCCTGCTCGTCACCGCGCTGCGCGGCAACCCGGGCGTCGGCTTCGATGTCGTGCACGACTCGCGTCAACTGACTATCGACGCGATCCAGAATCAGATGAAGATCAGCGAGCAGGGAAACAAATCGAGCGTGCTGAAGGCGACGCTCGAAAGCGCCGACGCAGTGCAGGTCGCGGCGACCATCAACGAGATCGGCCGGCAGTACGTGCGGCTCAATGGCGACCGCAAGGCCGTGATTGCAGAGAATTCGCTCACCTATCTGCAGCGCCAGTTGCCGGTCCTCAAGCGCCAGATGGAAGACGCCGAAAACGCGTACAACACCTATCGCGACAGGAACTCGCTGCTCGATACCGATGAAGCGAATCGCCTGCTGCTCAAGCAGACCGTCGACGCGAACACGCAACTGCTGACCTTGCGCCATTCGCGCGACGAGCTGTCGACGACGTTCTCCAGCGCGCACCCGAGAATCGTCGCGATCGACAAACAGATTGCCGCGACGGAACAGTTTCTCGCCAAGCTGAACGACCGCACGCGTTCCATGCCGATGGAAGAGCAAGGCGCGCTGCGCCTCCTGCGCAACGTCCGCGTGAGCACGGACCTGTACACGGCGCTGCGCAACAACATCGAAGAGATGATGCTCATCAAGGCGGGCAAGGCCGCGTCGGTTCAGCTGATCGACACCGCCGAGGTGCCGGAACTGCCGGTGAAGCCGATCAAGTGGCTCGCGTTCGCCGTCGCGCTCGCGCTCGGCCTGTTCGCGGCCGTGGGCCTCGCGATGCTGCTCGACCGCATCTTCCGAGGCGTCACCGATACGCAGGAAATCGAGATCGAAACGGGTCTCAGCGTGTTCGCGACGATTCCGCAGAGCGCGCGTCAGCCGGCGCTTTCGAGCGTCGTGAACGGGACGTCGCCGCGTCAGGCGGTGCTCGCCGCGCAGTTCCCGAAAGACCCGACTGTCGAAGCATTGCGCATTCTGCGCTCGGCGCTTCAGTTCACGCTCGTCGGCGCGCGCAACAACGTCGTCATGATCGCGGGGCCGCTGCCGGGCGTCGGCAAGTCGTTTCTGTCCGCGAATCTCGCCACGGTGCTGGCGTCGGGCGGCACGCGCGTACTTCTGATCGACGCCGACTTGCGCAAAGGCTATCTGCATCGGCAGTTCGGCATTCAGCAGGGGCCGGGGCTCGCGAACATTCTGCTCGGCACGCATACGTTCGACGACTCGGTGCATCGCAACGTCTTGCCGAATCTCGACGTGCTGCAAGGCGGACCGTACCCCGCGAGCCCGGCGGAACTGCTGCTGAGCACGAAGTATCGCGAGGTGATCGCGGATGCGTCGCGAAGCTACGACATCGTACTGGTGGACGCCGCCGCCGTGCTCGCCGTATCGGATGCCGGCGCGATCGCCCCGGCGGCGGGCTCCATCTTCCTCGTCTCGCTCTATGGGCGCACGCGCGTCGGCGAAATCAAGGAAGCGATGAAGCGGCTCAATCAGACCGGCGCGCGCGTGACCGGCGTGCTGCTCAACGGCGTGTCGCTGCACACGGCGAACAAGGCGCTTGCGGGCCGCTACGGCAGCAGCGCGTATGTCGCGCACAACTACGAGTCCGCACCCGAGTGA
- a CDS encoding DJ-1/PfpI family protein — protein sequence MHIAILTFEGFNELDSLIALGILSRVRKPGWTVSIASPSAEVRSMNGVVLKAQASLEDAARADAVIVGSGMLTREVVADAGLMARLALDPARQLVGAQCSGTLLLAKLGLLQDVPACTDLTTKPWVQEAGVAVLEQPFFARGNVATAGGCLASQYLAAWVIARLAGADAAKAALHYVAPVGEKDAYVDRAMGNVTPYLEVAGVA from the coding sequence ATGCACATCGCCATTCTTACCTTCGAAGGCTTCAACGAACTCGACTCGCTGATCGCGCTCGGCATCCTCAGCCGGGTCAGGAAGCCGGGATGGACGGTGTCGATTGCAAGCCCCTCGGCCGAAGTGCGCTCGATGAACGGCGTCGTGCTGAAGGCGCAGGCGTCGCTCGAAGACGCGGCGCGTGCGGATGCCGTGATCGTCGGCAGCGGGATGCTCACGAGGGAAGTCGTCGCGGATGCGGGCTTGATGGCGCGGCTTGCGCTCGATCCGGCGCGTCAGCTCGTCGGCGCGCAGTGCTCGGGCACGCTGCTGCTCGCGAAGCTCGGCTTGCTTCAGGACGTGCCGGCCTGCACCGATCTCACGACCAAACCCTGGGTTCAGGAAGCAGGCGTCGCCGTTCTCGAACAGCCGTTTTTCGCGCGCGGCAATGTTGCGACGGCGGGCGGCTGCCTCGCGTCCCAATATCTCGCGGCGTGGGTCATCGCGCGGCTCGCGGGCGCCGACGCGGCGAAAGCCGCCCTGCACTACGTGGCGCCCGTGGGCGAAAAGGACGCCTACGTGGACCGGGCAATGGGCAACGTCACGCCCTATCTGGAAGTGGCGGGCGTCGCGTGA
- a CDS encoding NUDIX domain-containing protein, with product MRVRATVLLVRQHAVLLVKERGGPWFLPGGEVGHGELAMSAAIRELYEETGAEASAAAFLWQHVSAQHVHHVYRVAIPADVRPHANYRAGIDEVRWVELSQLASMPVTPGTRAILNRAAGGGATRSSWRDIGAGPGASAGF from the coding sequence ATGAGGGTTCGGGCGACGGTGTTGCTGGTTCGCCAACACGCAGTGCTGCTAGTCAAGGAACGCGGAGGCCCGTGGTTCTTGCCGGGCGGCGAGGTCGGTCACGGCGAACTGGCGATGAGCGCGGCGATCAGGGAGCTTTACGAAGAAACCGGCGCGGAAGCCAGCGCCGCAGCGTTTCTATGGCAGCACGTGTCGGCGCAGCACGTGCATCACGTCTATCGCGTGGCGATTCCGGCCGACGTGCGCCCTCATGCGAACTACCGCGCGGGCATTGACGAAGTGCGCTGGGTCGAGCTGTCGCAGCTCGCCAGCATGCCGGTCACGCCGGGCACGCGCGCCATTCTGAACCGCGCGGCCGGCGGCGGCGCGACGCGCTCGTCGTGGCGCGACATCGGCGCGGGTCCTGGAGCGTCGGCGGGTTTCTGA